In Chitinophaga oryzae, the sequence GGCCACCACTCCCCGCCCCTCCGGTGATCCTCCCACGGCAATCGCTTTGCCACGGTATTCCGGATGGTCACGCTGTTCCACCGACGCATAAAAAGCGTCCATATCGATGTGAATAATTTTACGCGGTATGTTGTTTTCTGTCTGTTCCATTGATGCTGCCGCAGGCCCTGTAAAGATACAACAAAACAGGCTGCTGAAACGGTTCAGCAGCCTGTTAATAAGCAGTGTTATCCGTATTGTCAAAACATAGGAGGCGGCGCATTCAGATCACCATCCAGGAAATTCTTCACCATGGGAATCCACAGATCCGTGTTCACCATCATGCCGATATGGGTGGTACCCGGCAAGATGGCCAGCCGGGACTGCGGCAGCCCGTGCATATCGCCCATTTTCCCGCCGCCTTTGGCGCGGAACAGCTCCAGCGCATGTTCGTAGCGCACGCCATCAGCATCGCCGATGGCCATAAATATCGGCGCCTTGATATTTTTCACTTCTTTGGTCCAGTCATAAGGCTGCACATCAATGCTCAGCACTTTTTTGATGTAATCCGGGAAACGGGCCGGGTCATTGCCCAGACTGTCATACTGCTTTTCAATCGGCGAACCTTTGAACATCTCCGCATTCATACCAGCAAAGCTGGCTTCCACATCCGGCCACCAGCCGTTATGGGCATATGTCCCCGACAGGATCACCAGCCGGCGCAACTGCTCCGGATGACGCACGGCAAACTGGAAAGCAATACCGCCCCCCATGCTGTAACCCAACACATCCGCACTGTCAGCCTTCAAATGTTTCAGTAAGGCGGACACATCGTCTGCCATGCTTTCATAGCTCATCTTACGGTCAGTATCTTT encodes:
- a CDS encoding alpha/beta fold hydrolase, with translation MKYLITFFSFAAVLFMAACQQQPSHPHSTAVPAKDSSVQNDIKPAESGYADVNGLKMYYEVYGSGKPLVLLHGSFMNIPMNWAKAIPVLAKDRKVIVAEMQGHGRTKDTDRKMSYESMADDVSALLKHLKADSADVLGYSMGGGIAFQFAVRHPEQLRRLVILSGTYAHNGWWPDVEASFAGMNAEMFKGSPIEKQYDSLGNDPARFPDYIKKVLSIDVQPYDWTKEVKNIKAPIFMAIGDADGVRYEHALELFRAKGGGKMGDMHGLPQSRLAILPGTTHIGMMVNTDLWIPMVKNFLDGDLNAPPPMF